The nucleotide window CTGGCGCTGGCGCGCGAAGAGCCGGATCGAGTCGCGGTTATCGATGCCGGTCTGGATACGATTGAGATCGAAGCGATTGTGTGGAATCGGATTGTCCGTCTTCAATCGGTGCAACGATGCCGTTTCATGACGTCATAGGACAGGCGCGAGCCGTCCTGTTCCTTCAGCGGGCGGTTACGACCGGGCGGGTCGCCCATGCCTATCTCTTCACGGGGCCGGCTGGAGTAGGCAAACGAGCCGCTGCGCTTGCCCTTGCCCAGGCGCTCAACTGTCAACAAGTTTCGAGTTTCGAGTTTCGAGTTCCGGGTTTAAAATCTGGAATCTGTAACCTGCAACAGCACAGCGACACCCAACACCCAACACCCAACACCCAACATCCTGAATCTCCTAACGATGGATGTGGAGAGTGCCGCGCCTGTCGCAACATTGCGAACGGACAGCATCCGGACGTCCAGATGATCGAGCCGGACGGCGCGACCGTCAAGATTGAGCAGATCCGGACCCTCGAGGCTGACGCGGCGCTGGTTCCCTATGAGGCGCAGTGGAAGGTATTTATACTCAACAATGCCGAGCGCATGACGGAGGCGGCGGCCAATGCGCTCCTGAAGACATTGGAGGAGCCGGCTAGAAATACCGTGTTTGTGCTCCTGACCAGCACGGTAGCAGCCCTGCTTCCCACGATCGTGTCTCGATGTCAGGCCGTGACCTTCTCTCCGCTCCCGCACGGGCAGATCGAAGCCCTTCTGAGAGAGCAAGGGATGGAGTCGTCCCAGGCCCGACTGATCGCGTCGCTCAGCCGGGGCAGCATCGAGCGTGCCCTCAGTCCGGAGGTGGCGTCCCTGCCCGCGACGCGGGATCGACTGCTTGAAGGGCTTGCGCGAGGGTTTCAGGATGGGCCCGCCGCTCTCATTGAACTGGCGGATAAGCTGGCGAAGGATCGGGAGACGCTTCAGCAACAGTTGGAGATCCTGTCGGCCTGGTTGCGTGATCTTATGGTCGCGAAGGCATCCGGAAAGACCAAGTGGCTTGTGAATGATGATCGCGGCGAGACGATTGCTCGCCAGGCGGCGGTCGTACGTCTGGACGCCGTCCTGGAGGGGCTTCGCGCCGTTCATACTACGATGGATAACCTCACCCGTAACGCGAACCCGCGCCTGTCGACGGAGGACCTTTTGCTCCGGCTGCGGGAAGCGCTTCCGTCGGGCCTTTTGCCGGTGTCAGCATGAAAACAGTGCGAATCAATTTGGGAGAGACCGAATATCAGGATCAACACTACGATCCCCGTGGGGTGAAACTGAAGCCGGGTGACCATGTGGTGGTCGAAACCAAGTGGGGACAGGGGTTAGGCAGGGTGTTCTCTACCTTCCCGCTTTTCCCCGATCATAAGGCCGCGGAACCGCTGCCGGCGGTCCTCCGCGTGGCCACCGCGCGGGATCGCGCCAATGAGGACCGGATCAAGCGTCTGGAATCGGACGGGAGGACCTTCTGCTCGCGGAAGATCACAGCATTAGAACTGCCGATGAAGCTGGTTGATGTCAAGGCGAGCTTTGATCGGAGCCGGGTCACCTTTTATTTCTACGCCGATGAGCGGATCGATTTCCGTATTTTGGTCAAGGATCTGGCGCAGCAACTCCACACCCGGATTGAGATGCGACAGATCCGGGCCAGGGATGTCGGCAGCAAGCTGGGTTGCGTCGGCCCATGCGGCCGAGAGCTGTGTTGTAAGACCTTTCTGAAGGAGTACGACCCGATCTCTGTCCGGATGGCCAAGGACCAGAACCTGCCCCTGAATCCGAGTAAGCTGGCCGGCATGTGCGGGCGGCTGAAATGCTGCCTTCGCTATGAGCACTCGATGTACGAGGAAGCGAAGCGGCGTCTGCCCAAGATCGGCTCGCCGGTCGAGGCGCCGGAGGGGGTGGGGATTGTCAAGGCGAGGAATCTCCTGACGGAATCGTTGGTGGTCGAACTGGAAGACGGCGCACAGATCACCGTGAAAGCGGCCGATCTGATCCATATCGGCCCACCCCTCGACGAGAACGCACCCCGGAGCGGTTGTGGCGGCGGTGGGTGCAGCGCCGGCGGCTGGGGGGTTGGGTCCGCGCCGGACCACACCAACTCATGAGCGACAAGATCTTCTATCTGACTACCCCGATCTATTACGTCAACGCCACCCCGCATCTGGGGCACGCCTACACCACCATCCTGGCCGATACGATGGCCCGCTTCCAGAAGCTTCGGCTGGGGCCTGACCGGGTCTATTTCCTGACCGGCACCGACGAGCACGGCGACAAGATCGTCCAGGCGGCTGCACAGGGCGGCGAGAGCCCGCAGGCGTATGTCGACCGGATCAGCGGCATCTTTCAGGCAACATGGACGCAACTGGGACTTGCGCCGAATCAATTCATTCGCACCACCAGCGAACCTCACAAGCTGGCCGTCCAGCGGTTCCTGCAACAGATCTACGATGCCGGCGACATCTATTTCGGCGAGTACGGCGGCCATTACTGCCTGGGCTGCGAGCGGTTCTACACCGAGAAGGAACTGGTCGAGGGTAAATGCCCGGATCACCAGACGATCCCGTCCTTTATCAAGGAGCAGAACTACTTCTTTCGGATGGGAAAATATCAGGAGTGGCTGATCGATCATATCCACCGCCACCCCGACTTCATTCGACCGGAGCGCTTTCGGAACGAGGTCTTGTCCTTTCTGAAGGAGCCGCTGGAAGACCTCTGTATCTCTCGGCCTGCGGCGCGCCTCACGTGGGGGATCCCGCTCCCCTTTGATGACCGGTATGTGACCTACGTCTGGTTTGATGCCCTCATCAACTATATCTCTGCGCTGGGCTGGCCGGATGGCGACGCGTTCCGGCGTTTCTGGCCCGCCGCGCAGCATATGATCGCCAAGGATATCCTGAAGCCGCACGCCATCTACTGGCCGACCATGCTGAAGGCTGCCGGGTTGCCGCCATATCGGCACCTGAACGTCCACGGCTACTGGAAGATCGAAGAGGCCAAGATGTCGAAGAGCAGAGGCTCGGTCGTCCGGCCGCTTGATCTGGCCGATCAGTACGGCATCGACGCCTTTCGCTACTTTATGTTACGGGAGATGACGTTCGGTCTGGACGCCGCCTTCAGCGAGGAGGCGCTGGTGGCTCGGCTGAATGCGGACCTGGCCAATGATCTGGGCAATCTCTACAGCCGCG belongs to Candidatus Methylomirabilis lanthanidiphila and includes:
- a CDS encoding methionyl-tRNA synthetase; its protein translation is MSDKIFYLTTPIYYVNATPHLGHAYTTILADTMARFQKLRLGPDRVYFLTGTDEHGDKIVQAAAQGGESPQAYVDRISGIFQATWTQLGLAPNQFIRTTSEPHKLAVQRFLQQIYDAGDIYFGEYGGHYCLGCERFYTEKELVEGKCPDHQTIPSFIKEQNYFFRMGKYQEWLIDHIHRHPDFIRPERFRNEVLSFLKEPLEDLCISRPAARLTWGIPLPFDDRYVTYVWFDALINYISALGWPDGDAFRRFWPAAQHMIAKDILKPHAIYWPTMLKAAGLPPYRHLNVHGYWKIEEAKMSKSRGSVVRPLDLADQYGIDAFRYFMLREMTFGLDAAFSEEALVARLNADLANDLGNLYSRVLKLIQRYYGGVINQLPDDGELAGAGRAAVADVIAAMERFAFSEALAAIWNLISATNKYLVANEPWKHDPADARTKAVLATAAETLRAIATLLLPFLPQSAERMLRGLGVPESTTPIRLEDAYPSPSRIESHEWRVHEVPSLFPRIQATAAKPPLRSSPSPSPSPPNGGEGLIIKASTPHPEGTRAARGTETTSSPQRGGEDRGEGGGENAEPITIEEFRRVDLRVAEVIAAEAIKGSRKLVKLRVRLNDEERTVVAGLKEHYPPETWAGKRIILVANLKPTSLMGVTSQGMVLAAEDDTGRIVLLTSETPVPSGAKIR
- a CDS encoding DNA polymerase III subunit delta', with protein sequence MPFHDVIGQARAVLFLQRAVTTGRVAHAYLFTGPAGVGKRAAALALAQALNCQQVSSFEFRVPGLKSGICNLQQHSDTQHPTPNTQHPESPNDGCGECRACRNIANGQHPDVQMIEPDGATVKIEQIRTLEADAALVPYEAQWKVFILNNAERMTEAAANALLKTLEEPARNTVFVLLTSTVAALLPTIVSRCQAVTFSPLPHGQIEALLREQGMESSQARLIASLSRGSIERALSPEVASLPATRDRLLEGLARGFQDGPAALIELADKLAKDRETLQQQLEILSAWLRDLMVAKASGKTKWLVNDDRGETIARQAAVVRLDAVLEGLRAVHTTMDNLTRNANPRLSTEDLLLRLREALPSGLLPVSA
- a CDS encoding hypothetical protein (PSP1 C-terminal conserved region) produces the protein MKTVRINLGETEYQDQHYDPRGVKLKPGDHVVVETKWGQGLGRVFSTFPLFPDHKAAEPLPAVLRVATARDRANEDRIKRLESDGRTFCSRKITALELPMKLVDVKASFDRSRVTFYFYADERIDFRILVKDLAQQLHTRIEMRQIRARDVGSKLGCVGPCGRELCCKTFLKEYDPISVRMAKDQNLPLNPSKLAGMCGRLKCCLRYEHSMYEEAKRRLPKIGSPVEAPEGVGIVKARNLLTESLVVELEDGAQITVKAADLIHIGPPLDENAPRSGCGGGGCSAGGWGVGSAPDHTNS